One Chroicocephalus ridibundus chromosome 10, bChrRid1.1, whole genome shotgun sequence DNA window includes the following coding sequences:
- the CAMKV gene encoding caM kinase-like vesicle-associated protein produces the protein MPFGCVTLGDKKDYNQPSEVTDRYDLGQVIKTEEFCEIFRAKEKTTGKLYTCKKFLKRDGRKVRKAAKNEIIILKMVKHPNILQLVDVYITRKEYFIFLELATGREVFDWILDQGYYSEKDTSNVIRQVLEAVAYLHSLKIVHRNLKLENLVYYNRLKNSKIVISDFHLAKLENGLIKEPCGTPEYLAPEVVGRQRYGRPVDCWAIGVIMYILLSGNPPFYEEADEDDYENHDKNLFRKILAGDYEFDPPYWDDISQAAKELVTRLMEVEQDQRITAEEAISHEWISGNAASDKNIKDGVCAQIEKNFARAKWKKAVRVTTLMKRLRAPEQTETAPATTAATAATTAAAATTAVATTTAATTATAAIAATAATDTAAPAAPGTPPATAQPPAPATPPAATCNGDGAATAAADAAATTEAPSEQTG, from the exons ATGCCGTTTGGCTGCGTGACACTGGGAGACAAGAAAGATTATAACCAGCCGTCCGAGGTGACCGACAGATATGACCTGGGCCAGGTCATCAAAAC GGAAGAGTTCTGTGAAATCTTCCGGGCCAAGGAGAAGACGACGGGGAAGCTGTACACCTGCAAGAAGTTTCTGAAGCGGGACGGGCGGAAAGTGCGGAAGGCAGCCAAAAATGAGATCATCATCCTCAAAAT GGTGAAGCACCCCAACATCCTGCAGCTGGTGGACGTCTACATCACCCGCAAGGAGTATTTCATCTTCCTGGAGCT GGCCACCGGCCGGGAGGTCTTCGACTGGATCCTGGACCAGGGCTACTACTCGGAGAAGGACACCAGCAACGTCATCCGGCAGGTGCTGGAGGCCGTCGCCTACCTGCACTCGCTCAAGATCGTCCACAGGAACCTCAag CTGGAGAACCTGGTGTACTATAACCGCCTGAAGAACTCCAAGATCGTCATCAGCGACTTCCacctggccaagctggagaacGGGCTCATCAAGGAGCCCTGCGGCACCCCCGAGTACCTGG CTCCAGAGGTGGTGGGGCGGCAGCGGTATGGGCGGCCAGTGGACTGCTGGGCCATCGGCGTCATCATGTACATCCT ccTCTCGGGGAACCCCCCCTTCTATGAGGAGGCAGATGAGGATGACTACGAGAACCATGACAAGAACCTCTTCCGTAAAATCCTGGCCGGGGACTACGAGTTCGACCCACCATACTGGGACGACATCTCACAGGCGG ccAAGGAGCTGGTGACACGCCTGATGGAGGTGGAGCAGGACCAGCGGATCACGGCAGAGGAGGCCATCTCCCATGAGTG GATCTCCGGCAATGCTGCCTCCGACAAGAACATCAAGGATGGCGTCTGCGCCCAGATCGAGAAGAACTTCGCCCGGGCCAAGTGGAAG aAAGCCGTGCGAGTGACCACGCTCATGAAACGCCTGCGGGCGCCCGAGCAGACGGAGACGGCCCCGgccaccaccgctgccaccgctgccaccactgccgctgctgccaccactgccgttgccaccaccaccgccgccaccaCTGCCACCGCTGCCatcgccgccaccgccgccacggacactgcggcccctgcggcccctGGCACGCCGCCCGCCACCGCGCagccccctgctcctgccacgccGCCCGCTGCCA